A single genomic interval of Spinacia oleracea cultivar Varoflay chromosome 6, BTI_SOV_V1, whole genome shotgun sequence harbors:
- the LOC110775503 gene encoding transcription factor PIF1, with product MNNYYVPDFEMEDDQQHLNPNSSAIARPKVNDDEILELLWQDGQIVAQPQNQQKSQSPSTTQNQYQNDQQQQQQQQQQQQPQQQHLYMAEDEMATWLHYPMEDLYSELYQAPPPPPVATVSQQQVVRPPPASTASSVRPPPVPPSPRVTKNFPMFSKMRGKDPEVSSSKPGLTVVESNTTPPALTTMKSIGEVSSVCPGGGGIERLLDKGGGSGEVTVSSSSGGYSGGPTTTTTAVTASEDFEDKGVKSEVEDRKRKQREISEPTTPTTATDQDVELEADDEDEKKHSRGSKRSRAAEVHNLSERRRRDRINEKMKALQELIPRCNKSDKASMLDEAIEYLKSLQMQVQMMSMGCGMVPMMYPGMQQQYMPQMGLGMGMDMGINRPMMPYPPSTIPGSNMQMQNPPAVAVAAAAAAAGPQYGPRFTSSPIRMPSMTVSNLSVNQASNQPDSSRTSNPVQSPGLPQLPNMSDPYQQYMAAQQIQMQMQMQMQMQAAQNQSISQPGSSRPSTSRSEGQPGSSRPSTSRSEGKPGSSRPSSSRSEGQPGPNTSKNEAEDDQ from the exons ATGAACAACTACTATGTTCCGGATTTCGAAATGGAAGACGACCAACAACACTTGAATCCTAACTCCTCTGCCATCGCCCGTCCCAA GGTAAACGACGACGAGATTCTTGAGCTGTTATGGCAAGATGGCCAAATTGTAGCACAACCTCAAAACCAACAAAAATCTCAATCACCATCTACTACGCAAAATCAGTATCAAAatgatcagcagcagcagcaacaacaacaacaacaacagcaaccgCAGCAACAACACCTTTATATGGCGGAAGACGAGATGGCGACATGGCTTCATTACCCTATGGAAGACTTGTACAGTGAACTATACCAGGCACCTCCGCCTCCACCGGTAGCTACCGTAAGCCAACAGCAGGTGGTTCGACCACCTCCTGCTTCTACTGCTTCGTCTGTCAGGCCTCCACCTGTTCCTCCATCACCTAGGGTGACGAAGAACTTTCCGATGTTCTCGAAGATGCGAGGGAAGGATCCTGAGGTGTCATCAAGCAAGCCAGGATTGACGGTGGTGGAATCAAACACGACACCGCCAGCGCTAACGACGATGAAGAGCATAGGGGAAGTGTCGTCTGTTTGCCCAGGCGGTGGCGGCATAGAAAGGTTGTTGGATAAGGGTGGAGGGAGTGGGGAGGTGACAGTGTCGTCGTCGTCTGGTGGGTATAGCGGTGGTCCTACCACAACCACAACGGCTGTGACCGCTTCCGAAGATTTTGAAGATAAAGGGGTTAAGAGTGAGGTGGAAGATCGTAAGAGGAAGCAAAGGGAAATCAGTGAACCTACTACCCCTACTACCGCCACCGATCAG GATGTAGAGCTTGAAGCTGACGATGAAGATGAAAAGAAGCATTCCCGGGGCTCAAAGAGATCTCGTGCTGCAGAGGTCCATAATCTGTCAGAAAGG AGACGCCGTGACAGGATTAATGAGAAGATGAAGGCATTGCAAGAACTCATTCCTCGCTGCAACAAG TCAGACAAAGCTTCAATGCTTGATGAGGCAATTGAGTACTTGAAGTCACTGCAAATGCAAGTTCAG ATGATGTCAATGGGATGTGGAATGGTTCCAATGATGTACCCAGGAATGCAACAGCAATACATGCCACAAATGGGTTTGGGAATGGGAATGGATATGGGAATCAATCGCCCGATGATGCCATATCCACCATCCACCATACCTGGTTCTAACATGCAAATGCAAAACCCTCCTGCAGTAgcagtagcagcagcagcagcagcagcagggcCTCAATATGGTCCAAGATTCACCAGTTCACCCATCCGTATGCCCTCTATGACCGTTTCCAATTTATCTGTAAACCAAGCCAGCAATCAACCAGATTCTTCCCGTACCTCAAATCCTGTTCAAAGTCCCGGCTTGCCACAACTTCCTAACATGTCTGACCCGTATCAACAATACATGGCTGCCCAACAGATACAGATGCAGATGCAGATGCAAATGCAGATGCAAGCAGCTCAG AACCAATCAATTTCCCAACCTGGGTCAAGCAGACCAAGCACTAGTAGAAGTGAAGGCCAACCTGGGTCAAGCAGACCAAGCACTAGCAGAAGTGAAGGGAAACCTGGGTCAAGCAGACCAAGCTCTAGCAGAAGTGAAGGCCAACCTGGGCCAAACACAAGCAAAAATGAAGCTGAAGATGATCAATGA